A region of Solanum dulcamara chromosome 7, daSolDulc1.2, whole genome shotgun sequence DNA encodes the following proteins:
- the LOC129895004 gene encoding pentatricopeptide repeat-containing protein At1g74850, chloroplastic isoform X2 produces the protein MSLSYNSFSPVLTPVPPSHRFLFPSKIPNYDKLPGFHRRLLLTVAVRAKPKDLILGNPTVTVEKGKYSYDVETLINKLSSLPPRGSIARCLDTFKNKLSLSDFSLVFKEFAARGDWQRSLRLFKYMQRQIWCKPNEHIYTLMIGILGREGLLDKAFEIFDEMPTHSVARTVFSYTSIINAYGRNGQYETSLQLLEKMKQEKIVPSILTYNTVINSCARGGYEWEGLLGLFAEMRHEGIQPDLVTYNTLLSACSSRGLEDEAEMVFRTMNEAGVLPDVTTYSYLVETFGKLGKLEKVSELLMEMEAGGTSPEVTSYNVLLEAYAHLGSMKKAMDVFRQMQAAGCVANAETYSILLNLYGKNGRYDQVRELFLEMKTSNTDPDADTYNILIQVFGEGGYFKEVVTLFHDMFEEKVEPNMETYEGLIYACGKGGLHEDAKRILLHMNGQGLVPSSKVYTAVIEAYGQAALYEEAVVAFNTMNEVGSRPMVETFNSLIHAFAKGGLYKESEAIWFRMGEVGVPRNRDSFNGMIEGYRQGGQFEEAIKAYVEMEKARCDPDERTLEAVLSVYCFAGLVDESEEQFQEIKSLGIQPSIICCCMMLAIYAKSERWDMARELLNDVMTNKTSDMHQIIGKMIHGDFDDENNWQMVEYVFDKLKSEGCGLSMRFYNTLIEALWWLGQKERAARVLNEATKRGLFPEIFRRNKLVWSVDVHRMWPGGACTAISVWLNDMEELFHKGQELPQVASVVVV, from the exons ATGTCCCTGTCATACAATTCTTTCTCTCCAGTCCTCACCCCAGTTCCTCCCTCTCATCGTTTCCTATTTCCGTCCAAAATCCCAAACTACGACAAGCTCCCCGGATTCCATCGACGCCTTCTGCTAACTGTCGCCGTTAGAGCCAAGCCGAAAGATCTCATCTTAGGCAACCCAACGGTTACAGTTGAGAAAGGCAAGTACAGCTATGACGTTGAAACCCTAATCAATAAGCTTTCAAGCCTTCCGCCACGTGGTAGCATTGCCCGGTGCTTAGATACTTTCAAAAACAAGCTTTCTCTCTCTGACTTTTCACTAGTGTTCAAGGAATTTGCGGCCCGTGGGGACTGGCAGCGTTCCCTTCGCCTCTTCAAGTATATGCAGCGCCAGATATGGTGTAAGCCTAATGAGCATATTTACACTCTAATGATTGGAATTTTAGGCCGTGAAGGCCTTCTTGATAAAGCCTTTGAGATATTCGACGAAATGCCTACTCACAGTGTGGCACGAACGGTATTCTCTTACACTTCTATTATTAATGCTTATGGACGCAATGGGCAGTACGAAACTTCTCTTCAACTCCTTGAAAAAatgaaacaagaaaagatagTTCCAAGTATTTTGACTTATAATACAGTTATTAACTCTTGTGCTCGAGGTGGGTATGAATGGGAGGGTTTATTAGGTCTATTTGCTGAAATGCGACATGAGGGCATTCAACCGGATTTAGTTACCTACAATACTTTGCTTAGTGCTTGTTCAAGTAGAGGATTAGAAGATGAGGCAGAGATGGTTTTTAGGACGATGAATGAGGCTGGGGTTTTGCCTGATGTAACTACATACAGTTATTTGGTGGAGACTTTTGGCAAACTGGGGAAATTGGAAAAGGTCTCAGAATTGCTCATGGAAATGGAGGCTGGGGGTACATCTCCCGAGGTTACCTCATATAATGTCTTATTGGAGGCTTATGCGCATTTGGGGTCTATGAAAAAGGCTATGGATGTGTTTAGGCAAATGCAGGCAGCTGGATGTGTAGCTAATGCAGAGACTTATAGTATTCTGTTGAATTTATATGGGAAAAATGGGAGATATGATCAGGTTAGGGAACTCTTCCTTGAGATGAAAACGAGTAATACAGATCCAGATGCGGATACATACAATATTCTCATCCAGGTCTTTGGTGAAGGTGGTTACTTTAAGGAGGTGGTAACATTGTTCCATGATATGTTTGAAGAGAAGGTAGAACCAAATATGGAGACTTATGAAGGGTTGATATATGCCTGCGGAAAGGGTGGGCTTCACGAAGATGCGAAGAGGATTCTGCTACATATGAATGGACAAGGTCTGGTGCCTAGCTCTAAAGTGTATACTGCTGTAATTGAAGCTTACGGACAGGCGGCCCTGTATGAGGAGGCAGTTGTCGCCTTTAATACGATGAATGAGGTAGGAAGCAGGCCAATGGTCGAGACTTTCAATTCTCTGATCCATGCATTTGCTAAAGGGGGACTTTACAAAGAATCTGAAGCAATATGGTTTAGAATGGGTGAGGTTGGAGTTCCCCGGAACAGGGATTCTTTTAACGGTATGATTGAAGGGTATAGACAGGGAGGTCAGTTCGAAGAAGCTATAAAAGCTTATGTTGAGATGGAAAAGGCAAGATGTGATCCAGATGAGAGGACTCTTGAGGCAGTTTTGAGTGTTTACTGCTTTGCAGGCCTAGTTGACGAAAGTGAGGAGCAGTTTCAGGAAATTAAATCACTAGGCATTCAGCCTAGCATCATTTGCTGCTGTATGATGCTGGCAATTTACGCAAAAAGTGAGAG GTGGGATATGGCCCGTGAATTATTGAATGACGTGATGACAAACAAGACTTCTGATATGCACCAAATTATTGGAAAAATGATTCACGGAGATTTTGACGATGAAAATAATTGGCAGATGGTTGAGTATGTCTTTGACAAACTCAAGTCAGAAGGATGTGGTTTGAGCATGAGGTTCTACAACACTCTTATAGAAGCACTTTGGTGGTTAGGCCAGAAAGAAAGGGCTGCAAGAGTGCTGAATGAAGCGACAAAAAGGGGCTTATTCCCTGAAATATTTCGAAGAAACAAACTTGTGTGGTCTGTGGATGTTCATAG GATGTGGCCTGGTGGTGCATGCACTGCAATATCAGTTTGGCTCAACGATATGGAAGAGTTGTTTCATAAAGGCCAGGAGCTTCCTCAAGTGGCTTCTGTTGTAGTCGT TTAA
- the LOC129895004 gene encoding pentatricopeptide repeat-containing protein At1g74850, chloroplastic isoform X1: MSLSYNSFSPVLTPVPPSHRFLFPSKIPNYDKLPGFHRRLLLTVAVRAKPKDLILGNPTVTVEKGKYSYDVETLINKLSSLPPRGSIARCLDTFKNKLSLSDFSLVFKEFAARGDWQRSLRLFKYMQRQIWCKPNEHIYTLMIGILGREGLLDKAFEIFDEMPTHSVARTVFSYTSIINAYGRNGQYETSLQLLEKMKQEKIVPSILTYNTVINSCARGGYEWEGLLGLFAEMRHEGIQPDLVTYNTLLSACSSRGLEDEAEMVFRTMNEAGVLPDVTTYSYLVETFGKLGKLEKVSELLMEMEAGGTSPEVTSYNVLLEAYAHLGSMKKAMDVFRQMQAAGCVANAETYSILLNLYGKNGRYDQVRELFLEMKTSNTDPDADTYNILIQVFGEGGYFKEVVTLFHDMFEEKVEPNMETYEGLIYACGKGGLHEDAKRILLHMNGQGLVPSSKVYTAVIEAYGQAALYEEAVVAFNTMNEVGSRPMVETFNSLIHAFAKGGLYKESEAIWFRMGEVGVPRNRDSFNGMIEGYRQGGQFEEAIKAYVEMEKARCDPDERTLEAVLSVYCFAGLVDESEEQFQEIKSLGIQPSIICCCMMLAIYAKSERWDMARELLNDVMTNKTSDMHQIIGKMIHGDFDDENNWQMVEYVFDKLKSEGCGLSMRFYNTLIEALWWLGQKERAARVLNEATKRGLFPEIFRRNKLVWSVDVHRMWPGGACTAISVWLNDMEELFHKGQELPQVASVVVVRGQTEKSSITRDLPVAKAAYSFLKDTVSSSFSFPGWNKGRIVCQKTQLKRTFSNAEPSSEASKGDRLIPLSNSPIFLLGTQTSRSDAKQSESVNADSERSTRSDPELMASGV; the protein is encoded by the exons ATGTCCCTGTCATACAATTCTTTCTCTCCAGTCCTCACCCCAGTTCCTCCCTCTCATCGTTTCCTATTTCCGTCCAAAATCCCAAACTACGACAAGCTCCCCGGATTCCATCGACGCCTTCTGCTAACTGTCGCCGTTAGAGCCAAGCCGAAAGATCTCATCTTAGGCAACCCAACGGTTACAGTTGAGAAAGGCAAGTACAGCTATGACGTTGAAACCCTAATCAATAAGCTTTCAAGCCTTCCGCCACGTGGTAGCATTGCCCGGTGCTTAGATACTTTCAAAAACAAGCTTTCTCTCTCTGACTTTTCACTAGTGTTCAAGGAATTTGCGGCCCGTGGGGACTGGCAGCGTTCCCTTCGCCTCTTCAAGTATATGCAGCGCCAGATATGGTGTAAGCCTAATGAGCATATTTACACTCTAATGATTGGAATTTTAGGCCGTGAAGGCCTTCTTGATAAAGCCTTTGAGATATTCGACGAAATGCCTACTCACAGTGTGGCACGAACGGTATTCTCTTACACTTCTATTATTAATGCTTATGGACGCAATGGGCAGTACGAAACTTCTCTTCAACTCCTTGAAAAAatgaaacaagaaaagatagTTCCAAGTATTTTGACTTATAATACAGTTATTAACTCTTGTGCTCGAGGTGGGTATGAATGGGAGGGTTTATTAGGTCTATTTGCTGAAATGCGACATGAGGGCATTCAACCGGATTTAGTTACCTACAATACTTTGCTTAGTGCTTGTTCAAGTAGAGGATTAGAAGATGAGGCAGAGATGGTTTTTAGGACGATGAATGAGGCTGGGGTTTTGCCTGATGTAACTACATACAGTTATTTGGTGGAGACTTTTGGCAAACTGGGGAAATTGGAAAAGGTCTCAGAATTGCTCATGGAAATGGAGGCTGGGGGTACATCTCCCGAGGTTACCTCATATAATGTCTTATTGGAGGCTTATGCGCATTTGGGGTCTATGAAAAAGGCTATGGATGTGTTTAGGCAAATGCAGGCAGCTGGATGTGTAGCTAATGCAGAGACTTATAGTATTCTGTTGAATTTATATGGGAAAAATGGGAGATATGATCAGGTTAGGGAACTCTTCCTTGAGATGAAAACGAGTAATACAGATCCAGATGCGGATACATACAATATTCTCATCCAGGTCTTTGGTGAAGGTGGTTACTTTAAGGAGGTGGTAACATTGTTCCATGATATGTTTGAAGAGAAGGTAGAACCAAATATGGAGACTTATGAAGGGTTGATATATGCCTGCGGAAAGGGTGGGCTTCACGAAGATGCGAAGAGGATTCTGCTACATATGAATGGACAAGGTCTGGTGCCTAGCTCTAAAGTGTATACTGCTGTAATTGAAGCTTACGGACAGGCGGCCCTGTATGAGGAGGCAGTTGTCGCCTTTAATACGATGAATGAGGTAGGAAGCAGGCCAATGGTCGAGACTTTCAATTCTCTGATCCATGCATTTGCTAAAGGGGGACTTTACAAAGAATCTGAAGCAATATGGTTTAGAATGGGTGAGGTTGGAGTTCCCCGGAACAGGGATTCTTTTAACGGTATGATTGAAGGGTATAGACAGGGAGGTCAGTTCGAAGAAGCTATAAAAGCTTATGTTGAGATGGAAAAGGCAAGATGTGATCCAGATGAGAGGACTCTTGAGGCAGTTTTGAGTGTTTACTGCTTTGCAGGCCTAGTTGACGAAAGTGAGGAGCAGTTTCAGGAAATTAAATCACTAGGCATTCAGCCTAGCATCATTTGCTGCTGTATGATGCTGGCAATTTACGCAAAAAGTGAGAG GTGGGATATGGCCCGTGAATTATTGAATGACGTGATGACAAACAAGACTTCTGATATGCACCAAATTATTGGAAAAATGATTCACGGAGATTTTGACGATGAAAATAATTGGCAGATGGTTGAGTATGTCTTTGACAAACTCAAGTCAGAAGGATGTGGTTTGAGCATGAGGTTCTACAACACTCTTATAGAAGCACTTTGGTGGTTAGGCCAGAAAGAAAGGGCTGCAAGAGTGCTGAATGAAGCGACAAAAAGGGGCTTATTCCCTGAAATATTTCGAAGAAACAAACTTGTGTGGTCTGTGGATGTTCATAG GATGTGGCCTGGTGGTGCATGCACTGCAATATCAGTTTGGCTCAACGATATGGAAGAGTTGTTTCATAAAGGCCAGGAGCTTCCTCAAGTGGCTTCTGTTGTAGTCGT TCGAGGTCAGACGGAGAAGAGTTCAATAACTAGGGACTTGCCAGTTGCTAAGGCTGCATATTCTTTTCTAAAGGATACTGTTTCATCATCATTTAGTTTCCCAGGGTGGAATAAGGGGCGGATAGTCTGTCAAAAGACTCAGCTCAAACGTACTTTTTCTAATGCCGAACCATCCTCGGAAGCTTCAAAAGGTGACAGACTAATTCCTCTAAGTAACTCTCCCATTTTTCTTTTGGGAACACAGACATCCAGGAGTGATGCAAAACAATCAGAAAGTGTGAATGCTGACAGCGAGAGAAGCACGAGATCAGATCCAGAACTCATGGCAAGCGGTGTTTGA